The Clostridioides difficile genome has a segment encoding these proteins:
- a CDS encoding VWA-like domain-containing protein yields MENYFDKQAKELYIKASEIINTHSMLKANRANEKFEVDIPKDFKNEFFSLVDKVSLSLMEEKDNFYGYFLFQMSREIRFDISSPTGVNFKGAKYVIYFNPIIFLTLNIEQMESTIKHEIYHIVSMHLVRAKELKGKYSTLAINMAMDIVVNKYLNNLPPYATTLEWVNLKYSLKLEPYEPFEYYVEKIQTELDLLEEDEDGEEDDSNKYGDVETDYSPEKTHDIWEESDDIDERTLREFTEKFIDSSKKGEVPAHLENMISALKNSKGEFPWNLYLSRLMGTVESNKKKTITRRNRRQPNRLDLRGELRSHKAEIAVAIDISGSISNEEFKQAIKEVLNIVKNYNHEITIIECDSEIRRVYKAKTVKDIKDRIKIGGGTKFTPVFEYANNKKINLLVYFTDGKGENKLQVTPRGYKVLWVISGSGDKLSLREPYGAVKKLSKVKTKDDTLEINDIRNDGYSMNSQAPIL; encoded by the coding sequence ATGGAAAATTATTTTGATAAGCAAGCAAAAGAACTCTATATTAAAGCTAGTGAAATTATAAATACTCATTCTATGCTAAAGGCAAATCGTGCTAATGAGAAATTTGAGGTAGATATACCAAAAGATTTTAAAAATGAATTTTTTAGTCTTGTAGATAAAGTAAGTTTAAGCCTTATGGAAGAAAAAGATAATTTCTATGGATATTTTTTGTTTCAGATGTCAAGAGAGATACGATTTGATATAAGTAGTCCTACAGGTGTGAATTTTAAAGGAGCCAAATATGTCATATACTTTAATCCAATAATTTTTTTAACTCTCAATATAGAACAAATGGAAAGTACAATAAAGCATGAAATTTATCATATAGTATCTATGCACTTAGTGAGAGCAAAAGAATTAAAGGGAAAGTATAGTACATTAGCGATTAATATGGCAATGGATATAGTAGTAAACAAATATTTGAATAATTTGCCACCATATGCTACTACTTTAGAATGGGTCAATCTAAAATATTCTTTAAAACTAGAGCCGTATGAGCCTTTTGAGTATTATGTAGAAAAGATTCAAACTGAATTAGATTTGTTAGAAGAAGATGAAGATGGTGAAGAAGATGATAGTAACAAGTATGGAGATGTAGAAACTGATTATAGCCCAGAAAAAACTCATGATATATGGGAAGAATCCGATGATATAGATGAAAGAACTCTTAGGGAATTTACAGAGAAATTTATTGATAGTTCTAAAAAAGGTGAAGTTCCAGCACACTTAGAAAATATGATATCAGCACTTAAAAATAGTAAAGGCGAATTCCCATGGAATTTGTATCTTAGTAGATTAATGGGGACAGTTGAAAGCAACAAAAAGAAGACTATAACAAGGAGAAATAGAAGACAACCCAATCGATTAGATTTAAGAGGAGAACTTAGAAGTCACAAAGCAGAAATAGCAGTTGCTATTGATATAAGTGGAAGCATTAGTAATGAGGAATTTAAACAAGCAATTAAAGAAGTTCTTAATATAGTTAAAAATTATAATCATGAAATTACTATCATAGAGTGTGACAGTGAAATTAGACGTGTATATAAAGCAAAAACTGTAAAAGATATAAAAGATAGAATTAAGATAGGTGGAGGCACAAAATTTACTCCAGTTTTCGAATATGCTAATAATAAAAAGATTAACTTACTAGTTTACTTTACTGATGGTAAGGGTGAAAATAAGTTACAAGTAACACCTAGAGGTTATAAAGTTTTATGGGTCATTTCTGGAAGTGGAGATAAACTTTCACTGAGAGAGCCTTATGGAGCAGTTAAAAAACTTAGTAAAGTTAAAACAAAAGATGATACATTAGAGATAAATGATATTAGAAATGATGGATACTCAATGAATAGCCAAGCACCAATTTTATAA
- a CDS encoding PTS transporter subunit EIIC, protein MKKNKLGLWNFFQMLGKTFMFPIALLSVSGMMLGLGAGFTDPKMIAMVPFLGNEYVNMILNFMLTIGLFAFNNLGALFAMAIPLGLLKKEKEFGAFSGLVGFIAMHIGTNFYLTRADLLVAADQMSTNGQAMIMGIQTYNTSVLGGIIAGLIVYAMYDKVSNLKIPESLGFYSGPRLVPIVSLIVMSIVGLLIPIVWPPFFNAFQSLGRWISSAGPLGYFSYAVAERVTIPFGLNHLVTSVFRFTPIGGTAVIDGETYFGTLNMFMAYVENNQIIPLDLAGKMEQGKLMIQYGLAGAALAIYRTAKPENRKALKGLLISGVLTVIIGGISEPIEFLFLFISPALFAFHTFMNGLANMVLPYLGVLMGFTGDLIAFISFGVLRGTATGWPIAVLVAALYFAIYYFVFKWAILKFNIKTPGREDKEIKVSEGNGSDFKNLSTYKGQQMIAALGGQSNILSLDNCVTRLRLKLQDVSLINEDAIKEAGGIAVVKLDEHTIQVIIGTQVYSLRKQMDKAMEGHLEACND, encoded by the coding sequence ATGAAAAAAAATAAGTTAGGTCTATGGAATTTCTTCCAGATGTTAGGAAAAACGTTTATGTTCCCAATAGCACTACTTAGTGTTTCTGGTATGATGCTAGGTCTTGGGGCTGGTTTTACAGATCCTAAGATGATTGCAATGGTTCCATTTCTAGGAAATGAATATGTTAATATGATTTTAAATTTCATGTTAACAATAGGATTATTTGCATTTAATAACTTGGGAGCATTATTTGCAATGGCAATTCCACTAGGATTATTAAAAAAAGAAAAAGAGTTTGGTGCATTTTCAGGTTTAGTAGGATTTATAGCAATGCATATAGGTACAAATTTTTATTTAACAAGAGCTGATTTATTAGTAGCGGCAGACCAAATGTCAACTAATGGTCAAGCTATGATTATGGGTATACAAACATATAACACAAGTGTTTTAGGTGGTATTATAGCAGGTTTAATTGTTTATGCAATGTATGATAAAGTTAGTAATTTGAAAATACCAGAATCATTAGGATTCTACAGTGGACCAAGATTAGTTCCAATTGTTAGTTTAATAGTTATGAGTATCGTTGGTTTATTAATACCTATTGTTTGGCCACCATTTTTCAATGCATTCCAAAGTTTAGGAAGATGGATTTCTTCAGCAGGACCATTAGGATATTTCTCATATGCAGTAGCTGAAAGGGTTACAATACCATTTGGATTAAACCACCTTGTAACATCTGTATTCCGTTTTACACCAATAGGTGGAACTGCTGTTATTGATGGAGAAACATACTTTGGAACATTGAACATGTTCATGGCATATGTAGAGAATAATCAGATTATACCTCTTGATTTAGCTGGTAAAATGGAACAAGGTAAATTAATGATTCAATATGGTTTAGCTGGAGCTGCATTAGCTATATATCGTACAGCAAAACCAGAAAATAGAAAAGCACTTAAAGGTCTTTTAATATCAGGAGTGTTGACAGTTATTATAGGTGGTATAAGTGAACCAATAGAGTTTTTATTCTTATTTATCTCACCAGCATTATTTGCTTTCCATACATTTATGAATGGTTTAGCAAACATGGTGCTTCCATACTTAGGTGTATTAATGGGATTCACAGGAGATTTAATAGCATTTATAAGTTTTGGAGTCTTGAGAGGAACAGCTACAGGATGGCCAATAGCAGTACTAGTAGCAGCTTTATACTTTGCAATATATTACTTTGTATTTAAATGGGCAATTCTTAAATTTAATATAAAAACTCCAGGACGTGAAGATAAAGAAATAAAAGTTTCTGAAGGGAATGGTTCAGATTTTAAAAATCTATCTACATACAAAGGTCAGCAAATGATAGCAGCACTAGGAGGGCAATCTAACATATTATCATTAGACAATTGTGTAACTAGATTACGTTTAAAATTACAAGATGTATCACTAATAAATGAGGATGCAATTAAAGAAGCTGGTGGTATAGCAGTTGTTAAATTAGATGAACATACAATTCAAGTAATTATAGGTACTCAAGTGTATTCTTTAAGAAAGCAAATGGATAAGGCGATGGAAGGTCATTTGGAGGCATGTAATGATTAA
- a CDS encoding PRD domain-containing protein gives MNIKKIFNNNVVVSSLEDGTEIIVTGAGVGFKKKVGDLIDENLISKKYFVQDNQKDKYNQILNKTSIEYFKISEEIIEKANEVLNTQVNDSIILALTSHIEFAVQREKQGIKLPNLILNETKQLYREEFEFGLWAINEIEKKIGIKLPEDEAGYIAIHIINGLENSQKDEGINILEFSKQVVQIIEEVHGFKLDVNSLNYSRLITHLKFFVQRILRKETYKDSDVEDMYKLVNKNYNKPKVCTEEIAALVLDRFEYKISKEEELYLMIHINKITNSGC, from the coding sequence GTGAATATAAAAAAAATATTTAATAATAATGTAGTAGTAAGCTCCCTAGAAGATGGCACAGAAATAATTGTAACTGGTGCTGGAGTTGGATTCAAGAAAAAAGTAGGAGATTTGATAGATGAAAATTTGATTTCTAAGAAATATTTTGTTCAAGATAATCAAAAAGACAAATACAATCAAATACTTAACAAAACCTCAATTGAATATTTTAAAATTTCAGAAGAAATTATAGAAAAAGCTAATGAAGTTTTAAATACTCAAGTAAATGATTCAATAATATTGGCTTTAACTAGTCACATAGAATTCGCTGTCCAAAGAGAAAAACAGGGTATAAAATTACCAAACTTGATACTGAATGAAACAAAACAACTTTATAGAGAAGAATTTGAATTTGGATTATGGGCAATTAATGAGATTGAAAAAAAGATAGGTATAAAATTGCCTGAAGATGAAGCAGGGTATATTGCTATTCATATAATCAATGGATTAGAAAATTCTCAAAAAGATGAAGGTATTAATATACTAGAGTTTTCAAAACAAGTTGTTCAGATAATAGAAGAAGTACATGGATTTAAATTAGATGTAAATTCACTGAACTACTCTAGGCTTATAACTCACTTAAAGTTTTTTGTTCAAAGAATTTTAAGAAAAGAAACTTACAAAGATAGTGATGTTGAAGATATGTATAAACTAGTAAATAAAAACTATAATAAACCTAAAGTATGTACTGAAGAAATTGCAGCATTAGTATTAGACAGATTTGAATATAAAATTAGTAAAGAAGAAGAATTATATCTAATGATTCATATAAATAAAATAACAAACAGTGGTTGTTAG
- a CDS encoding TrmB family transcriptional regulator has protein sequence MDAIVNELQNIGFTKYESQIYISLLKESPLTGYEISKLSGVPQSKVYENITKLLNNNIIINIETDPIKYVPINPNELLKSKKEEFNNSMDKLENNLQVLNKGKSIEYVLNIKGSKNILKKAIEMINNAKQEIIISCSHEEILNLKEELLTASKKNINVEILLLEDKSIEGLSNIHIHGGNETTLKNKKLYNGILLIIDDSEILTGNLSEGNEAISIWTKNSNILYIGNQYIQHEIYISQKIKGGLKYE, from the coding sequence ATGGATGCTATAGTTAATGAACTACAGAACATAGGATTTACCAAATATGAATCACAAATCTACATATCATTGCTAAAGGAAAGTCCTCTAACTGGATATGAAATAAGTAAATTATCAGGTGTACCGCAATCAAAAGTCTATGAAAATATAACAAAATTACTTAACAATAATATAATTATCAATATTGAAACTGACCCTATAAAATATGTACCTATAAACCCTAATGAATTACTAAAAAGTAAAAAAGAAGAATTCAATAATTCTATGGACAAACTGGAAAACAACTTACAGGTATTAAATAAAGGAAAAAGTATAGAATATGTTTTAAACATAAAAGGCTCTAAAAACATATTAAAAAAAGCAATAGAAATGATAAATAATGCCAAACAAGAAATTATAATTTCTTGTTCTCATGAAGAAATTCTCAACCTAAAAGAGGAGCTTTTAACTGCTTCTAAAAAAAATATTAATGTTGAAATATTACTTTTAGAAGATAAAAGCATAGAAGGTCTAAGTAACATTCATATTCATGGAGGTAATGAAACTACACTTAAAAATAAAAAACTTTATAATGGTATTCTTTTAATTATAGACGATTCTGAAATATTAACAGGAAATTTATCTGAAGGTAATGAAGCTATTTCAATTTGGACAAAAAATTCTAATATTTTATATATTGGAAATCAATACATACAACATGAAATTTATATTTCACAAAAAATAAAAGGGGGTCTTAAATATGAATAA
- a CDS encoding PhzF family phenazine biosynthesis protein translates to MNKVKIKQVDAFTTIPFGGNPAGVVTNASNISDEIKQNIAKEMNLSETAFVSESDVADFKVQFFTPGLEVDLCGHATIGTFHALLEEGKLDTNKNIFYQETKAGVLSVELKEIDNENIFMMEQNPPKFENLNSCRKELAQMIGVKEDRFLEYPIMKVNTGIWWLVFGLKSLDDLENISPDLNKIKEFSADNNLIGITPFCIETIDKKCDYHLRSIAPYVGVTEDPVCGTGNACVSSYIVQHSILDKTDFIGEEGNFINRPGKVYVNISKENNDIISVKIGGSAYTILSGEIVY, encoded by the coding sequence ATGAATAAAGTTAAAATTAAACAAGTTGATGCATTTACAACTATACCTTTTGGAGGAAATCCTGCTGGTGTAGTCACAAATGCATCCAATATTTCTGATGAAATCAAACAGAATATAGCAAAGGAAATGAATTTATCAGAAACTGCATTTGTCTCAGAATCTGATGTAGCAGATTTCAAAGTTCAATTTTTCACACCTGGTTTAGAAGTTGATTTGTGTGGTCATGCTACAATAGGAACATTTCATGCTCTTTTAGAAGAGGGAAAACTTGATACCAATAAGAATATATTTTATCAAGAAACAAAAGCTGGTGTACTATCTGTAGAACTTAAGGAAATAGATAATGAAAACATATTTATGATGGAGCAAAATCCTCCTAAATTCGAAAATCTAAATAGCTGTAGAAAAGAACTTGCACAAATGATAGGTGTAAAAGAAGATAGATTTCTTGAATATCCAATTATGAAAGTAAATACAGGAATTTGGTGGCTTGTCTTTGGATTAAAGTCTCTGGATGATTTAGAAAATATTTCTCCAGACTTAAATAAAATAAAAGAATTTAGTGCTGATAATAATTTAATTGGAATAACTCCATTTTGTATAGAAACTATAGATAAAAAATGTGACTATCATCTAAGATCCATAGCTCCTTATGTTGGAGTAACAGAAGACCCTGTATGTGGAACTGGTAATGCTTGTGTATCATCTTATATAGTACAACACAGTATTTTAGATAAAACTGATTTTATTGGTGAAGAAGGAAACTTTATAAATAGACCTGGAAAGGTATATGTAAATATATCTAAAGAAAACAATGATATCATTTCTGTAAAAATCGGCGGAAGTGCCTATACTATTTTAAGTGGAGAAATTGTGTATTAA
- a CDS encoding NAD(P)/FAD-dependent oxidoreductase: MRYDIAIIGSGPAGLAAAVNAKIRNKNIILFGSEDISQKLIKAPSIDNYLGVSNISGLDLKNKFKNHIEDMGIKITQKRINNVYSMGEYFTLVSGNDTYESTTVILATGIEYGKMLKGEEDFLGKGVGYCATCDAMLYRNKKVAIIGYNNEAEEEANFLSEIASNVYYIPMYKLENKLNNNINIIDDRPVEIKGEKLVNKLVLKNSELDIEGIFIIKDSVSPKYMVPGLEVEGSHIKSDKNMNTNIEGLYVAGDCAGKPYQYLKSAGQGQTAVSSAISHLDKQKIKKSVLVDTY; the protein is encoded by the coding sequence ATGAGATATGACATTGCAATAATAGGAAGTGGGCCAGCAGGGCTTGCAGCAGCTGTAAATGCTAAAATTAGAAATAAAAATATAATTTTATTTGGAAGTGAAGATATAAGTCAGAAACTTATTAAAGCACCTTCTATAGATAATTACTTGGGAGTTAGCAACATAAGCGGACTAGATTTAAAAAATAAATTTAAAAACCATATAGAAGATATGGGAATAAAAATAACTCAAAAAAGAATTAATAATGTATATAGCATGGGTGAATATTTTACATTAGTTTCTGGAAATGATACATACGAGTCAACTACAGTTATATTAGCTACAGGTATTGAGTATGGAAAGATGTTAAAAGGAGAAGAAGATTTTCTTGGAAAAGGAGTAGGATATTGTGCAACATGTGATGCTATGTTATATAGAAATAAAAAAGTTGCTATAATAGGATATAATAATGAAGCTGAAGAAGAAGCAAATTTTTTAAGTGAAATAGCTAGTAATGTATACTATATACCTATGTATAAATTAGAAAATAAACTTAATAACAATATAAATATAATAGATGACAGACCTGTGGAAATAAAAGGTGAAAAGCTAGTTAATAAATTGGTCTTAAAAAATAGTGAGTTAGACATAGAGGGTATATTTATTATAAAAGATAGTGTATCTCCTAAATACATGGTTCCAGGGTTAGAGGTTGAAGGTTCTCATATAAAATCAGATAAGAATATGAATACAAATATTGAAGGTTTATATGTAGCAGGAGATTGTGCTGGTAAGCCATATCAATATCTAAAATCAGCAGGGCAAGGTCAAACTGCTGTATCCAGTGCAATTTCACATTTAGATAAACAGAAAATAAAAAAATCTGTACTTGTTGATACTTATTAA
- the trxA gene encoding thioredoxin → MAKIINNNEFINEVENKEGLVVVDFFATWCGPCKMLSPVYEALGNEMTEKANFLKVDIDQSMELAQKFEVSTVPTVIIFKDGKAIDRLIGFIPKDNLKNKVESYM, encoded by the coding sequence ATGGCAAAAATAATAAATAACAATGAATTTATAAATGAAGTAGAAAACAAAGAAGGGTTAGTAGTTGTAGATTTCTTTGCTACATGGTGTGGACCTTGTAAAATGTTATCACCAGTATACGAAGCTTTAGGAAACGAGATGACTGAAAAAGCAAATTTCTTAAAAGTAGATATAGACCAAAGTATGGAATTAGCTCAAAAGTTTGAAGTGTCTACAGTACCAACTGTAATAATATTTAAAGATGGTAAAGCTATAGATAGATTAATAGGTTTTATACCTAAAGATAATTTGAAAAATAAAGTTGAATCATATATGTAA
- a CDS encoding CarD family transcriptional regulator, with the protein MFKIDDYIMYGMTGVCKVLDITNEKITNGIQKEYYVLSPLYSNNTIIKIPVDNKKVPMRKILSEVTLASLINDIPNMDTSWIDNEKMRSEQFKMMLRSGKCEELLKLTRSIYCNKEHIKSLGKKSHQADDNMMKEAERLLNEEFATVLNISPDEVTSYISSHIPQ; encoded by the coding sequence GTGTTTAAGATTGATGATTATATAATGTACGGAATGACAGGTGTTTGTAAAGTTTTGGATATAACAAATGAAAAAATTACAAATGGTATACAAAAAGAATATTATGTGTTAAGTCCACTTTATTCTAATAATACAATAATAAAAATACCTGTTGATAATAAGAAAGTTCCAATGAGAAAGATACTTTCTGAAGTTACTTTGGCTTCGCTAATAAATGATATACCTAATATGGATACATCCTGGATAGATAACGAAAAAATGAGAAGTGAGCAATTTAAAATGATGCTTAGAAGTGGTAAGTGTGAAGAGTTACTTAAATTAACAAGAAGTATATACTGTAATAAAGAACATATAAAATCTCTTGGTAAAAAATCACATCAAGCAGACGATAATATGATGAAAGAAGCAGAAAGATTATTAAATGAAGAGTTTGCAACTGTTTTGAATATTTCTCCTGATGAAGTTACTTCATATATATCAAGTCATATACCTCAATAA
- a CDS encoding peptide MFS transporter, producing MSTTVNKKGKFPIGFYICATTFSFERAAYYSAKFLIYIFLTTAIVKGGLGIDKGQAAIMQANLVAFTYLAPIIGGYISDRWIGARYTIPVGMLIMGIGYYLGSIATTASMVNAMIILVSIGTAFFKGNVSAVNGQLFDNQEELDTAFSVQYSFVNIGSFIGTTAVGILYAKTFMKNGVYGFSQCFFIAAVLCVIGAIWFTYGWRFLGNAGKRPFKEGVVAEKVEEKDNAPLRSIDKKRIWAIILVSFFSVVFWLFWYLTYLAVYDYGAAFVDMTIGGFEIPLAWFDSLNALVCIVLGPILGALWFKLASRPQGDISLFKKTGLGLAFLGLAFLMLVGAELTRGVGAPETAKASILWIVMFGILLSFGEMLFSPLGNSFVSKYAPKKLLGVLMGVWTFATFLAGQGYGYIYAFTLKFDMIKVYTIIPVILFVAAILLFLFDKTLSKLVEEDN from the coding sequence ATGAGCACAACAGTAAATAAAAAGGGTAAATTCCCTATAGGATTTTATATCTGTGCAACAACTTTCTCGTTTGAAAGAGCAGCATATTATTCTGCAAAGTTTTTAATTTATATATTCCTTACAACAGCAATTGTTAAAGGTGGTCTTGGAATAGATAAAGGACAAGCAGCTATAATGCAAGCTAATCTTGTTGCATTCACATATCTTGCGCCAATAATTGGAGGATATATATCAGATAGATGGATAGGAGCTAGATATACCATACCTGTAGGTATGCTTATAATGGGGATAGGATACTATCTTGGTTCTATTGCAACTACAGCTTCTATGGTAAATGCAATGATAATTCTAGTTTCAATTGGTACTGCATTCTTTAAAGGAAATGTATCGGCAGTAAATGGTCAACTTTTTGATAATCAAGAAGAACTTGATACAGCATTCTCAGTACAATATTCTTTTGTTAATATAGGTTCTTTCATTGGGACAACAGCAGTTGGTATACTTTATGCTAAGACATTCATGAAAAATGGAGTATATGGTTTCTCTCAATGTTTCTTCATAGCAGCTGTTCTTTGTGTAATTGGTGCAATATGGTTCACATATGGATGGAGATTCCTTGGAAATGCAGGTAAGAGACCTTTTAAAGAAGGCGTAGTAGCTGAGAAAGTTGAAGAAAAAGATAATGCTCCTCTTAGAAGTATAGATAAGAAGAGAATTTGGGCTATTATACTTGTATCATTCTTCTCTGTAGTTTTCTGGTTATTCTGGTATCTAACTTATCTTGCAGTTTATGATTATGGTGCAGCATTTGTAGATATGACTATTGGAGGATTTGAAATTCCTCTTGCTTGGTTTGATTCATTAAATGCACTTGTATGTATTGTACTAGGTCCAATTCTTGGAGCGTTATGGTTTAAACTTGCGAGTAGACCACAAGGTGATATAAGTTTATTTAAAAAGACAGGTCTTGGATTAGCATTCTTAGGTCTTGCATTCTTAATGCTAGTTGGAGCAGAGCTTACAAGAGGTGTTGGAGCTCCTGAAACTGCTAAAGCTAGTATACTATGGATAGTTATGTTTGGTATACTTTTAAGTTTTGGAGAAATGTTATTCTCACCACTTGGTAACTCTTTTGTAAGTAAGTATGCTCCTAAAAAACTTCTAGGTGTTCTTATGGGAGTTTGGACATTTGCTACTTTCCTAGCTGGTCAAGGATATGGATATATATATGCATTTACTCTTAAGTTTGATATGATTAAAGTATATACTATAATTCCAGTAATACTATTTGTTGCAGCTATATTATTATTCTTATTTGACAAGACATTAAGTAAGCTTGTTGAGGAAGATAACTAA
- a CDS encoding AAA family ATPase, translating into MNFIDTLKSVDLILSTGEVPLIVGESGIGKTALAKKLAKENNWSLIVIDGNLLKEGEIGGLPTIESYVGVNSNGYKTEKKTTVYAVHNKLREIDEEISKGKTVLLFIDEINRCEHTVQQELMNLILNREINGYKLHDDVKILAAMNPSSKYGSDFDYQVVDMDSAQENRFVWLNMESDHTQWLKWAIDEGIEKKVIEFISTFPEYLHKANEDDIRATPRSYERVSKIYKVYKGKKKSIPRAVFLNVIKGNVGKVIAEEFISFIESDSSQLISYEDVFLGDTIDEHLVERVKNESHTRLYLSAINILKNLELNMKNDEYESKYYIDRFIEFLKIYPIDLMIGIMKDIRDSYIEVYKKAIENEEFVKSYFESYRLIRG; encoded by the coding sequence ATGAATTTTATAGATACATTAAAAAGCGTTGACTTAATATTATCCACTGGAGAAGTACCTCTAATAGTTGGTGAAAGTGGAATAGGAAAAACAGCTCTAGCAAAAAAACTTGCTAAAGAAAATAACTGGAGTTTGATTGTAATTGATGGAAATCTACTTAAAGAGGGTGAAATAGGAGGTCTTCCAACTATAGAATCCTATGTAGGGGTTAATTCTAATGGATATAAGACAGAGAAGAAAACTACAGTATATGCTGTTCATAATAAACTAAGAGAAATTGATGAAGAAATATCTAAAGGAAAAACAGTTCTTTTATTTATAGATGAGATAAATCGTTGTGAGCATACAGTACAACAAGAACTTATGAATTTAATTTTAAATAGAGAGATTAATGGATATAAGTTACATGATGATGTAAAGATTTTAGCAGCAATGAATCCATCAAGTAAATATGGTTCAGACTTCGATTATCAAGTTGTAGATATGGATTCAGCTCAAGAAAATAGATTTGTTTGGTTAAATATGGAGAGTGACCATACACAATGGTTGAAATGGGCAATAGATGAAGGGATTGAAAAAAAGGTTATAGAATTTATTTCAACTTTCCCAGAATATCTGCATAAAGCAAATGAAGATGATATAAGAGCAACTCCAAGAAGTTATGAAAGAGTTTCTAAAATTTATAAAGTTTATAAGGGCAAAAAGAAATCAATTCCTAGAGCTGTATTTTTGAACGTTATAAAAGGTAATGTAGGTAAGGTTATAGCAGAAGAGTTTATAAGTTTTATTGAATCAGATTCTAGCCAATTGATATCTTATGAAGATGTTTTTTTAGGTGATACTATTGATGAACATCTTGTAGAAAGAGTAAAAAATGAAAGTCATACAAGACTTTATTTATCAGCAATAAATATTCTAAAAAACTTAGAATTAAATATGAAAAACGATGAGTATGAATCAAAATATTATATTGATAGATTTATTGAGTTCTTAAAGATATATCCTATAGATTTAATGATAGGAATTATGAAAGATATTAGAGATAGCTATATTGAAGTGTATAAAAAAGCTATAGAAAATGAAGAGTTTGTAAAATCTTACTTTGAGTCATATCGTTTAATAAGGGGATAG